The following proteins are encoded in a genomic region of Neovison vison isolate M4711 chromosome 12, ASM_NN_V1, whole genome shotgun sequence:
- the LOC122891058 gene encoding basic proline-rich protein-like: MKARLDLNLAQTPLKTPRRANAQQAQERMPHLVSPERDAAQPLALSHSKETPERTLSGRCCEAPDLEEPKGPAVLPAPWPPTPNAPPGPRSKAAAGAGRAGGREAPAPRSRSEPPPRARPLRGHPEPEGDAWRAHGAPRLSDLPPRAEPGISGRQTPAWVWTPQPAPLAAGPRPQARLRTGEATPRDPNHSRPGRRTDSPGAPGSLRRPCSGRVRGAPTPGAPASPVDRLRGWTPAPRARPASS; this comes from the coding sequence ATGAAGGCGCGCCTCGACCTCAACCTCGCGCAAACTCCACTCAAAACCCCAAGACGTGCGAACGCGCAGCAAGCGCAGGAAAGGATGCCGCATCTAGTAAGTCCCGAGAGGGATGCAGCGCAGCCCCTCGCGCTCAGCCACAGCAAAGAGACGCCGGAGCGAACTCTGAGTGGCCGGTGTTGCGAGGCCCCGGACCTGGAGGAGCCGAAAGGACCGGCGGTACTGCCAGCGCCGTGGCCACCAACACCAAACGCGCCCCCGGGACCCAGGTCCAAGGCGGCGGCTGGAGCCGGCCGCGCAGGCGGACGCGAGGCCCCGGCGCCCAGAAGCAGGTCGGAGCCGCCGCCACGAGCCAGGCCGCTGCGGGGACACCCCGAGCCGGAAGGCGACGCTTGGCGCGCTCATGGGGCTCCCCGGCTTTCCGACCTGCCCCCGAGGGCCGAGCCCGGCATCTCTGGCCGGCAGACCCCGGCGTGGGTCTGGACACCCCAGCCCGCGCCCCTGGCcgcaggccccaggccccaggcccggCTCCGCACCGGAGAAGCCACCCCCAGAGACCCCAACCACAGCCGGCCCGGCCGGCGGACAGACTCGCCGGGGGCACCGGGCAGCCTCCGCCGTCCCTGCTCAGGCCGCGTCCGTGGGGCTCCCACTCCCGGGGCGCCCGCGTCCCCTGTGGACCGGCTCCGGGGCTGGACCCCGGCTCCGCGGGCGCGCCCTGCGTCCTCCTGA